AAGCTATTTGTTCCTATTCATGTTGTAGACTCTGCCTCAGTATGAGTACGAAATCAAGGATGCAAGCTGACTTTATCCAGGGAAACCAGAGCAAAGTGGAACAAGATTCTCCCCAGTCTGCACTTTTCTACCTTTTCCAAGAAGTTTCCAAGCTTGTATCCCCTATCCACAACAGTTTCCCAGACTCAAATCTACCCAGTGAATCAGAGATTAAGACATATAGCCAGGATTCTTTagtaattaaaaaagaagagggTCCACATTCATTTGAAGCCTCTGCTAGTTCTGTCCAGGATACTttagaaatgaaaaaggaagGAGATGCACATTCATCTCATACCTGTAACGGTTCCTGCCACCATAGTTTGTCTTGTTCGTTGCCATGTAATGAGctgaaaacaataaatgagGAGTGTCAAAGCAGCAATGTCACAACTACACCACTGTGTGAACGCAATAGTCCCTGGAAAGTGCTGAGCCTGATCAACTTGCAGTGTGAAAAACTGCTTCATTTGGAAAATCTTGAGGTGTTCGACCCACGTTCAGCCTCATCTGCCACAAAATTAGGCTATTCAACAGTCACATTATCCACTGCAGCACCAGATGTTACAGAAGCTGCAATTGAAAGTGACACTCTAAGTGGTGAATGCATGTTAGGCCCATCTCCTCGTCTCTTTGAGAGACAAGAAATCACACCCTCTGTCACTGCTGAGGAAAAAGTGACAGGAAGACCCACAGGAGATGGATTTAAACTACAGTGCTGTGTGAAAAACTCCGAGATGGGTGTTCAGCTTGAAACTGCTGAGAAAACAGACACTGACAGAGCAGACTTGCCAGGAGACACAACAGCATCTCTGCATCCTCAACACAAGAGCAAAACCGAAGTTAACGTCATTGTCAACACACAAATTGGGTGCAGCCAGGAGTGTGAGAAGGATTGTTCTTCTAGCAAACAGGATATTTTAAATGCACTCTTTTCTGAAAATGCTTTATCACAGGCACACAATGCATGTCTTAATACTAAGCTAACTTGTAATTCAGATGATGCTACTTGTACTACTCTATCAAAGCCAGTACTGTCACTAGATATTAATGCAAATCTTACTTTATCTGTGGAAGCCCAATGTGACAGCAGGCTGCCTCCTCTGAGCCCCATCCAACTTTCTTCACAATCACCATCACTTACATTCAGAGCTCCAGAGAATTCTCTCTTAGGTTCAAAATCAGATGAATGTGCAGATGCCCCCATAGATGAAGAAGCCCCTCCAACTGGCCCGATAAAATCTTCTGCACCATCCAAAGCAGAACTTTGGACAATGCAAAAGGAGGATCACGGTTCATCCTCTTCGTACCAGTGGAGAACTAAGACTCCTAGAAAACAGCCTAATCCCAGTCGTAGTGTGGATATTCAAGACCCGGATTTCCAGGGAGTGACATTCAGGATGGACACGGAGCTAGACGAAAGCAGGGAACAGTGTCGGCTTCTCATAACTTCAAAATACAGGTAGACAAACACATCTTCAGTACACGCCATGTATTACAAAACGTGGTAGGAGGTTAAATGAAATCCTCTCACGTTATTGGTGTTTTATCCGCGTGTACCCACAACAGCAAGGAACTCTGCAAGAGTGTGAGAAAACCCAGGCTGAGGACACGGTCATCACAGAAATCTTTTAAAACTAGCAGCTCGGATGAGGAGAACGGTCACACAACCAGTGTTTTAAGTGAGTACCCCCTAACTATGTCCTCAGGCAAGCTGCtcatttatttaattgtttttcctGGATCATCTAACAGAAGATGCAGAGAAGAGTTTACAGAGTATCTTGcttgttttaatttgatttttttattgttaaaaattAAGCTCAAAGTACATTTTTTAGCATATTTAAGGgttatttgtttagtttttttattataataatgtgcattaaattaaagacaTTCTGAACAAGTGTTACACTCAAGTTGGCATCTCAGTCTTAACACACAGTTTGAGATtggatttttttacattttatttagttaCCTAATACAGACACACTGCATTTTTCAACTTTAACTAAATTAATATGAGGAAAAAATtgaattgtttttgtgcagccCAAAAGTGTGTCTTAGAAAAATAGTGTCTTAGGAGACTTTATCCAGAATACAACACTAAACTAACCCCAAATGGCAAAACACTCAGCAAAACATCCCAATATTTTAttggaaataaaaatatatataactttCTGTAAGAACAAATAAAGTATGTAAAAtacaatatattaagtaattgtaataatttaatgtttaattaatTATGAGTTATAAATAAAAGTATCTGCAGCATTACAGTGTTATAgaagtgtatttgtgtgtgataCCCATAATCTCCACTAGAGGACACCACCACCTTAGAAATATGTAACCCAACAGGGTCAGACAGGTGTGACTGTTTCATACAAGTGTTTAGGAAAGTTGAGGTTTAAATAACTTAGTACCACAACGTGAATGTCAGCTAAGAcgacagaaaaataaactcaactttaaataaatgtaCTTATCATCAGCTAAGGATCTGAGTGCTAACACTTTTACAAAATacttaaaataatttttcataATTCATATCTTTAATTTCATTCATAAtttttctcatcttttcttcttctttacaaATTGTCTTTACAAATCTGTAACTATTTGACATTTGGGTATGTTTCATTTTTGGTAAAGTGGGAATGTCAGTGTGCTGTATTTCCAGCATTTAAAAACCAAAGAGCCAAGCTTCTCGACAGATATGCAGCCTTGTTCTCGTATATTGGTCAGTTAACAGAAAATGCAGTGTAAATGTTCCAGTGAAGTTCTAGAttgttgtgtatttttaaaaaattgaaatttTATTGTCTGGAGTCAGTTATCGTTTAATAATTTGATCAAGTTTTTGAGGCGTAAAATTACAAATGtatctttaacctcctaagtcCCGAattctttcatggcatgcatttttaatttctctttgctatttggtcTGATTGGGAGCTGATGAATGTAAAGACAAAGAATTATCTTTTTACCTGATGTAGTTTCTGAGAAGAGGATATCGGgaccttgtagagcaaaatttagtattgttgtctagacaacccaaaatgtgatgtccacatatgtgggcACCAGATCCTAGGAGGCTAAATGATTATTGCAAATGTAGTCGCTATCTTTGGTTGCATTAAAACACTTctttaattcagataaaaaaaaatatgcgtGGCAATAAGTTATTTGAGCACactcagttcagttttactgCTACTTACTTAatcttttatttctgtttcaccaGAGGTTAAAGTTTGTGCATCATGCTGCACCAGGAAGACCCCCATGTGGAGAGATGCCGAGGACGGGACTCCACTGTGCAATGCCTGTGGGATAAGGTAGCTCGATGTTCAATGTTCAGTGTCTTAAACACTGAAGCTGTGCAGTAGGGCTGATCACAATAATCAGTtggattattgtgatttttaacAGAGTCTTAAATTTTCTTTGAGTCCTCATTGATGATGTTGAATTATAGCTTAAAGGAATTAATATATTCTAACTTGTGTTTTGTGGAAACCTGTTTCAAATCAGTTTGTGTTGATGTTTACTTATTTTGCCATAatttttcatcctgttttcagCAGTCAGTTGCCACAACACTGTGCAGTTAAACAAGTTAAGGCCTCACAAACATCAGAAATGAtacttattttttgtcattctcACAAGAGTCTGACTGCATCTTACAGAAACTTTACTTCATGCATGACTTCCCAGACTAATGCATTAATCTCATGATTGCATGAAATGGTATGTTAGTACTCACTGGCTTATAATTTCTCtttcagaaataaacacaggTTAGCTTTCGAAATAAGGAGTAGTGCTGGGCTCAAAAGAATGTGCAGATAATCTACTTTGGAAAAGTATTAAATGTCCATGCTTGTAAAATGGCTTGTAGTATTACTATAAATCAATCATCTGCCAATGATAATTTGACTAAATAGCATTTATGCACCTGAGCATTAAAGGGCAAATAGTTGAACCAccactgcattttttttctcttacttTTGAAGGTATAAGAAGTACAGAGTGCGCTGTGTCAACTGCTGGCATATCCCTCGGAAAGAGGGCAACTCCAACTCTTGCTGCCTCAAGTGTGGAAACTTTGTGAGGCTGACCTCAGCTCAGCGGAAACACACCACCTAGGGAACTTGCACACAGCACAGGTTTTTATGCCCACATGTGACAGAGCTTTGCACAGATGCACACAACAGTTTGAAACAATACTCGCTGCTCTCGTAAATCTTTACAGTTCACTACAGATATGACTACCTCTTACCTGACTCAAggtatttaaatttgttttactGTTATAGCACTGTACCTCAGACAATAGTACACATTCACCTCTATGACTGTGTGCATCAAAAAAAGTAATAGAAAACCAACAACTTGTAAAACATTGAAATTTgtatggaaaaaataactgaagatAATCTGTACTAAAGTATTTTCTGTACTGATCCTATTTCTGCTCCTTAATTTGTATTTAGCATGTGTGATGGCGCTTAGAaggtttgctttttgttttttgttttttgttttttttcaccaagaGGGATATACTGAGGACACACAGCCAGACTTTGTAGCAGAGCTGAGAATCGTTTATACAAATAAATGGGATACTGAAAGACCACTGTCAGAAAGTGACGCATTCAGTGGAAAGTTTAGTAGTGACATTTTTTCATCGAAATAGCTTCAGTGTTGCTTACATATAATGTTCAGTAGTACCGACAGCTGTAATAGAAAGTTATTTCTGTACAGGCCTTGAGCTCAGTGCTGTTTTTCACTGTTATTAACTGTAAAACACTCCTACTGCTCCTGATCCTGACAGCGACAGTGTTTACTAAGTTCATCAGATACATTTAGTTGAACAAGTTAAATCAAGCTATTTATTTTGtcgtctttgttgttgttgtttctaaTTGTGGTTGTAATAAGTGGTCACTTTTTTTGGTATTTATTTGGGCCATTGTTTCAGAGCATTATTTTATTTGGCTTGTTAAATCGGTGTGTAGATTTCCTTAGTAttgctgttttctgtgtgatggGGAAAaggggttttgtgtgtgtttgcatgggtGTTTGTTTATATTAAATTCATGAACAAACCTGTGTCTCCCCATTCTTCATTTAAGAATTTAGCTTAGTATTGCAGTGACTGTAAAATTATAAATTGGTTTCAAATGGGTGCACATATCAAATTAAACTACAGTGAGAGGGAAGAAATGTTCAGTAATGAGGCTTCCCACACTTCCTTCAGCCCACCATGCACTACAGGCCTGCTGGCCAAGTGGGTGGCCTCGCACGGATTGATACAGTGCAGCTATTATTTCAAAATGGATTACGTCTTCTTGAGTTGGCTCTCTTGCCATGTGCTAAACCATCCGGCAAAGAGGAATACTGAAGGAAATGAGCGCTATGTAAGCCAAGGACATAAAAGGGAGCTCAAGCTCAATGAAATGCATATGCCTGCTCTTATTTTACATTGCACATGCTCCAAAACGTCTCACCTGCTGCGGTCATTTAAACATCAGCTATAATCAATAATGAATGAATGTACACAAATCAAATTTAATGGTTCTTGGCAGCCTGTCCAGCTTTGTACTTCTGATACTCGAGTGCAGTTCAAAGACGAGCCTTATGCGTTTTACTCAGCTACGTTTGCTTAAAGACGTCTGTggagatttattcattttaattgttGCTGAAACATTATGGGTACATAAAATACGACTAATTGTTCAATTAGCAGATAGTAGATAAAATGGCTAAGCCTGGCTCTCCAACCCTATTGTGCAATGTTAAGGGTGAAatactttttctgttttgcttttgcagTTTCACTTTAAATAGAAGGCATTGTTTTGCTGTTTAATGTATACCATTCATCAAATGtagcaaataaaatgtattaagtcttttttttttttacagtcacaaagtgctgtgcacaaaaagggtaaaaaaaaataagaacacGAAGTGGCCTAATAGccaagaaaaagaacaacttAATCACACACAACGATTACTGAGTCAGAAAACTGTGTAGATCCCCCCAaaaagtttaataaataaataatatgcgTCATGGACGtgcagttaaaaaaatgtgcttgaaagcaaatcacaacagtaaaaaaaaatatataaagaaaggagaaaagaataaaaatgggacctatatttaaaaaaaaaaaaaaagcgtgtATACACTGGGGAAAATATGCATGAGTTAGTGTAATTAGTGTAACCACGCCTTCAGTATCATAATTTCTCTAtctttgattaaataaaatgtttttcccCCACAGCTTCAGGTTTGTGGATACCTGCAGCTGTGTCGGTTAAAACAGACTGCGTGAGGAGGAGGGGGAAGTTCGGAGTGGGAGGCTCAAAAGTCAGGATGCAGTCAGATGCGAGACTTTTTTTGTGAATGAAAGGAAACGAGGGGGTCTCCACTTTCTGTCCTAGACAGGCACTGAATCTCGCCCGCTGGGGCCTACCGGACAGTCCGGATCATGACGCTGGACAACAAACCCATGGATGAGGCGGACATTGAAGTGGAGGGCCAGGCGGACTGCAGAGAAGTTGTGAGGAGGACAGATGTATCAGTGTTCGGGGAGAGTAATGTAGACTTGGAGCGACGGCCTTCATCCTTTTCTCCTGGCGTGCAGGGAGAGGACGACTTTGAAGTCCGACTGCAGGATCCTGCAGTCGAGGGTCCCGGAAGGAGAATTACCTCGGTGAAGCCTCCGTACTCTTATATCGCTCTCATCACCATGGCCATCCTCCAAAGCCCCAAAAAGAGGCTCACCCTCAGTGAGATATGCGATTTTATCAGCCAGCGCTTTGTTTATTATCGGGAGAAATTCCCTTCGTGGCAAAACTCAATCCGTCACAACTTGTCTTTGAATGACTGCTTTGTCAAAATGCCCCGGGAACCCGGGAACCCAGGCAAGGGGAATTACTGGACTCTGGATCCCATGTCGGCGGATATGTTTGAAAATGGGAGTTTTCTTCGTCGCAGGAAACGCTTTAAGAGGCAAAGTTTATATTTGGCACCGATGAAAGGCTCCAGGGCGCAGGAGCTCACTTTGATGCCCGTGTTTCCTCTCCTCGGAGTGCGCAGGGTGGTCTCTAGTCTCCAGAATCCCGATTTGTACCGAGATCAGGATCTAGAAAGTGGTTTCGAGTCCCGGGTTATCCCCAACAGACCACCTGTGAGCAGCGTCACACCTGCGCTTTCCTCGATCGTCTCCAAAAATTTCCCTTCTTGTCAAAACTTTGAACATTTCGACGCCGGATGCTGCGCCGCTGTGCGATCTTTGCCTCCAACCTCCTGCCTCCTGCATCCCGTTTCACTCCACGGAATGATACCCAACTTCACTCTTTCGCAGCTGCCTGCTTTTCCCACCAGGATCTTTAAGATTTCGTCTAGTTTAATTTAATCTAATGATGTGCGCCTGCTTGGAACTCACTGAGACCGACAAGGCTGCCAAATACTGAATCTGATTCCCTGAAGTAAATGCTTTCAACACGGATGTTTTTTAAATCTTCCAGTGTGTTTGGAATAAAATGGATCATTTTAATTTCGTGTGTGcactttttattaaacaccGGAATGTGTATAACATTAAAAAGACCATATCAAATGAACCCGGTTCATATAAATACATTCAGctatgtttttaattattactgcttaatttttaatatttttctcgATTGAATAGAACTAAAGTCTAGACTTAATGACAAATTTGCAGGATTCTAAATAAAATTGTGAAAACAAcgagaaatttaaaaaaaaaagtttttactttAGATGACAGATCATAAAGAGACTGTTTAGGCTTATACAAATATTAATGACAATATCCATAATTGTGTGGCAAATGGGGCATTTGATTTAgtatcattttaaaataaaagaatacgTACGTTTCAGTAATTTAAATACACTGATTATTCTGTCCACCTACAGTCTGCGCCTACAGCGTTCACAGTTTAACTTGTCGATCTATCTGAAGAACAGGAGCTGATCAGTTCCCGGTGTTGTGTCGTGTATAGATTATTTTGTGGTGGGTGACTGGTTTGCTACCTTTAGAATGAAAGAACACAAGACATCTCCATGTCCACATGTTCTCCGTCTCTCTTCTGTTTAGCTTTGGCCGGTTTGAGTGCACACATATTCGCTCACATCCTACTGGAAACCAGGCCTTCTATATTAAAACCACGTCTTCATTTTTCAAAACACTTCTGTCAGGCGAGCTAATAGTCACGTTTTTGCTTTGTGGTGTACTCCAGCCTGTGCACAGCAAGAATATTAGATTCACTCAATCATCGGGCTGCTGGGTATTATTACAAGTTATGCCTCGTCTTTATTTAGACGTTCTCGGTGGTGTTTGCTGTGGTATGCAGAGATGAGTTGTGGAAGAGGCCTGATTTCCCAGAAGAAAGCTTCggatccaaacacacacacacaccaaaatagGAACAATTATGATTTAAATGTGCAGAATTATCAAGATAAAAAGCCCTTTGGCACTTTCTTTCTAGAGAAATGCAGAAATATGTATAAACCATTTTATTATTGGAGGTCTGAGAGGAGTTAACCATTTACTTTGCAAATGTGCTATTCATCAAAAGAAAAGGCATGTTTGCGTGTATGCGTGTGTTTGAAAAATGGTGGCATTGGTTCTTAAACTGACACATAAAACTGACATATAAAAAGCACCATGCATCAGTGAGAGATTAGAACAAATTTCCTCCATATCCTGCCAATATTATTCATGCATATAGTCTCTATAAAGAGTGCATAAACCCAACCTCTACACCCAGATAACAATCAtctattgttctgtttttgtaatTGTACTCTTTGTTGAACACTTTAATTCTAAAGGTGCACAGATAATTTACAGtatttgtaaaataaaataacagttttaCAAATTTCAAGAGTTTTGCTTATAATTTTAAATTCTTGAAGATGAAAGAATGTAATCAACATGGACTGGACAAGTTGCTCACTGTGTTTCTGAATCCATGACAGGTAATCTCTACTAGGAAGTTTGATGTGTCCCATAAATGGTCTTTTACCATGTTTTAACATCTGTCTTTAACTAAAATCACCCTCAGGGTACAGTCTGCTTTTCATACTCAGTTCTACTGAGTTTTATTCAGCTACAGCTGTGCAGCAAGTGGAAGACTTTATTGAAGGAGTGGAATTTAA
This sequence is a window from Oreochromis niloticus isolate F11D_XX linkage group LG6, O_niloticus_UMD_NMBU, whole genome shotgun sequence. Protein-coding genes within it:
- the zglp1 gene encoding GATA-type zinc finger protein 1 isoform X1 encodes the protein MGFAAELATARQPRKIRRSRRQEVQHLFPDRFKRHRKVLLQPFRLCLSMSTKSRMQADFIQGNQSKVEQDSPQSALFYLFQEVSKLVSPIHNSFPDSNLPSESEIKTYSQDSLVIKKEEGPHSFEASASSVQDTLEMKKEGDAHSSHTCNGSCHHSLSCSLPCNELKTINEECQSSNVTTTPLCERNSPWKVLSLINLQCEKLLHLENLEVFDPRSASSATKLGYSTVTLSTAAPDVTEAAIESDTLSGECMLGPSPRLFERQEITPSVTAEEKVTGRPTGDGFKLQCCVKNSEMGVQLETAEKTDTDRADLPGDTTASLHPQHKSKTEVNVIVNTQIGCSQECEKDCSSSKQDILNALFSENALSQAHNACLNTKLTCNSDDATCTTLSKPVLSLDINANLTLSVEAQCDSRLPPLSPIQLSSQSPSLTFRAPENSLLGSKSDECADAPIDEEAPPTGPIKSSAPSKAELWTMQKEDHGSSSSYQWRTKTPRKQPNPSRSVDIQDPDFQGVTFRMDTELDESREQCRLLITSKYSKELCKSVRKPRLRTRSSQKSFKTSSSDEENGHTTSVLKVKVCASCCTRKTPMWRDAEDGTPLCNACGIRYKKYRVRCVNCWHIPRKEGNSNSCCLKCGNFVRLTSAQRKHTT
- the zglp1 gene encoding GATA-type zinc finger protein 1 isoform X2, which produces MSTKSRMQADFIQGNQSKVEQDSPQSALFYLFQEVSKLVSPIHNSFPDSNLPSESEIKTYSQDSLVIKKEEGPHSFEASASSVQDTLEMKKEGDAHSSHTCNGSCHHSLSCSLPCNELKTINEECQSSNVTTTPLCERNSPWKVLSLINLQCEKLLHLENLEVFDPRSASSATKLGYSTVTLSTAAPDVTEAAIESDTLSGECMLGPSPRLFERQEITPSVTAEEKVTGRPTGDGFKLQCCVKNSEMGVQLETAEKTDTDRADLPGDTTASLHPQHKSKTEVNVIVNTQIGCSQECEKDCSSSKQDILNALFSENALSQAHNACLNTKLTCNSDDATCTTLSKPVLSLDINANLTLSVEAQCDSRLPPLSPIQLSSQSPSLTFRAPENSLLGSKSDECADAPIDEEAPPTGPIKSSAPSKAELWTMQKEDHGSSSSYQWRTKTPRKQPNPSRSVDIQDPDFQGVTFRMDTELDESREQCRLLITSKYSKELCKSVRKPRLRTRSSQKSFKTSSSDEENGHTTSVLKVKVCASCCTRKTPMWRDAEDGTPLCNACGIRYKKYRVRCVNCWHIPRKEGNSNSCCLKCGNFVRLTSAQRKHTT
- the LOC100712378 gene encoding forkhead box protein D3-B codes for the protein MTLDNKPMDEADIEVEGQADCREVVRRTDVSVFGESNVDLERRPSSFSPGVQGEDDFEVRLQDPAVEGPGRRITSVKPPYSYIALITMAILQSPKKRLTLSEICDFISQRFVYYREKFPSWQNSIRHNLSLNDCFVKMPREPGNPGKGNYWTLDPMSADMFENGSFLRRRKRFKRQSLYLAPMKGSRAQELTLMPVFPLLGVRRVVSSLQNPDLYRDQDLESGFESRVIPNRPPVSSVTPALSSIVSKNFPSCQNFEHFDAGCCAAVRSLPPTSCLLHPVSLHGMIPNFTLSQLPAFPTRIFKISSSLI